A window of Dehalococcoidia bacterium contains these coding sequences:
- the dprA gene encoding DNA-processing protein DprA: MSTVKYWVGFNRIPGIGRARFGRLIDYFGNLETAWHATPSELAAAGLDNRSLQAIVTHRPRIDLDAEMEKLDRYKVSALTRDNPSFPKRLKEIYDAPPVLYVRGKLIPEDEWALAVVGTRHATMYGREVTQRLVTDLAANHFTIVSGLARGIDTIAHRAALQAGGRTIAVFACGLDTIYPPENQRLAEEITEHGALVSDYPLGIKPRAENFPQRNRIMSGLSLGVLVTESMESGGAMITANLALQQDREVFAVPGSILSPASRGTNSLIRAGAKAVSEVNDILEELNLSMAPQQLGFADIHQSLPENTTELMLLEHLSSGPFHIDELCHLTRLPVPTVSSTLTIMELKGMVKHLGNMNYGMVPGAGLN, from the coding sequence ATGTCAACAGTAAAATACTGGGTTGGTTTTAACAGGATACCGGGCATCGGCCGGGCTCGATTTGGCCGACTGATCGACTATTTTGGCAATCTGGAGACTGCCTGGCATGCCACGCCTTCAGAACTGGCCGCTGCCGGACTTGACAACAGATCACTACAAGCTATAGTGACTCACCGACCCCGGATCGACCTCGACGCCGAGATGGAGAAACTGGATCGATACAAGGTCTCGGCACTAACTAGAGACAACCCCTCTTTCCCTAAAAGGCTCAAGGAGATATATGATGCCCCACCCGTGCTGTACGTTCGAGGAAAACTGATTCCTGAGGACGAATGGGCTCTGGCTGTAGTTGGCACCCGGCATGCCACAATGTACGGTCGAGAGGTCACCCAACGGCTGGTCACCGATTTGGCAGCCAACCATTTCACCATTGTGAGCGGTCTGGCAAGGGGCATCGACACTATTGCTCATCGTGCAGCCTTGCAAGCCGGAGGGCGAACCATCGCCGTTTTCGCTTGCGGATTGGATACGATCTACCCGCCAGAAAATCAAAGGCTGGCTGAAGAGATCACAGAACACGGCGCACTGGTAAGCGATTATCCGCTGGGAATCAAGCCCAGAGCCGAAAATTTCCCGCAACGCAATCGCATCATGAGCGGACTGAGCCTGGGAGTCCTGGTCACCGAATCGATGGAAAGCGGCGGCGCGATGATTACAGCAAATCTGGCGCTCCAGCAAGACCGCGAAGTCTTTGCTGTGCCGGGAAGCATTCTTTCTCCAGCCAGTCGGGGGACAAACAGCCTGATTCGGGCCGGAGCCAAGGCCGTATCAGAGGTGAACGATATACTGGAAGAGCTCAACTTGAGCATGGCCCCACAGCAACTGGGATTCGCGGATATCCACCAATCGCTTCCCGAAAATACGACTGAACTGATGCTTCTGGAACACTTATCATCAGGACCGTTCCATATCGACGAGTTATGTCACCTTACCCGCCTACCTGTACCCACTGTGAGCAGCACCTTGACAATCATGGAGCTTAAGGGTATGGTTAAACACTTGGGGAATATGAATTATGGAATGGTACCAGGAGCCGGATTGAACTAA
- a CDS encoding RNA methyltransferase, translating into MIENTVPHPLKPLKWYKELDTKKGRIEAGAFLVEGRRAIEQIIQAHPNEILEILATEETAAAYHKYPVRIVTESQFHSISSSKTPQGILAVVRLPADIYSDNLPREVGTKILLLEDIQDPGNVGTLIRTAAAFGFSGIILTKKSADALSPKCVQSAAGSVLSVWIRRTPHYLELARTLQQNGFQIVAADLQGGNSPSLLGSQVKLLLALGNEASGLSPSILEMADSRVKVPIDREKAESLNVAACGAICMYLSSVVR; encoded by the coding sequence ATGATCGAGAACACTGTGCCTCATCCTCTGAAACCCCTCAAATGGTACAAGGAGTTGGATACCAAAAAAGGCCGGATCGAGGCCGGGGCCTTTCTTGTCGAAGGGAGACGGGCCATCGAACAGATCATTCAGGCCCACCCCAACGAGATACTGGAAATCTTGGCCACAGAGGAAACAGCAGCAGCCTATCACAAATACCCCGTCCGTATAGTCACTGAGAGCCAATTCCACTCCATCTCTTCCTCCAAGACACCTCAGGGAATACTGGCCGTGGTTCGCTTACCCGCCGATATCTACTCCGATAACCTGCCCCGGGAAGTCGGCACGAAAATCCTGCTGCTGGAAGATATTCAGGACCCCGGCAATGTAGGGACCCTCATCCGCACTGCCGCCGCCTTTGGGTTTTCCGGGATCATCCTGACGAAGAAATCGGCCGATGCTCTATCTCCCAAGTGCGTTCAATCCGCTGCCGGATCGGTGCTATCGGTCTGGATCAGGAGAACCCCTCATTACCTCGAACTCGCCCGAACCCTTCAACAGAACGGATTTCAGATTGTTGCCGCCGATCTTCAAGGGGGCAATTCCCCGTCGCTTTTGGGTTCGCAGGTGAAACTTCTATTGGCGCTGGGGAACGAGGCATCCGGCCTTTCGCCATCGATACTGGAAATGGCCGACTCCCGCGTGAAGGTTCCCATCGACCGGGAGAAGGCAGAGTCCCTCAACGTGGCAGCCTGCGGCGCGATTTGCATGTATTTGAGTTCCGTTGTTCGCTAA
- a CDS encoding nitroreductase family protein: MFHSLIETRRSIRKFLKKPVEPEKIEKLVETALRAPSSHDRNPWEFIVVTDPQLMEKLSHAKEHGSDFLKGAPLGIVVLADPAKCDVWIEDASIASTFILLAAHDMGLGGCWIQIRERVHNQEKSAEEYVRDVLHIPPNLKVESMIAIGYPDEKKRPHPRETLQFEKVHRNGYGQP; encoded by the coding sequence ATGTTCCATTCTCTCATCGAAACCCGGAGGAGCATTCGAAAATTCCTGAAAAAGCCAGTGGAACCGGAGAAGATAGAAAAACTGGTAGAAACGGCGCTACGGGCTCCATCCTCTCACGACCGCAACCCGTGGGAATTCATTGTAGTCACCGATCCTCAACTCATGGAGAAACTTTCGCACGCCAAGGAGCACGGTTCGGATTTCCTGAAAGGTGCTCCGCTGGGGATTGTGGTGCTGGCCGACCCTGCCAAGTGTGACGTCTGGATCGAGGATGCCTCCATCGCTTCCACTTTTATTCTGCTGGCCGCTCACGATATGGGACTGGGTGGATGCTGGATTCAGATTCGGGAACGTGTCCACAATCAGGAGAAATCGGCCGAAGAGTATGTACGAGACGTTTTGCACATCCCACCCAATTTGAAGGTGGAATCGATGATCGCCATCGGCTATCCGGACGAGAAGAAGCGGCCTCACCCCAGAGAAACTCTGCAATTTGAAAAGGTCCATCGGAATGGGTATGGGCAGCCCTGA
- a CDS encoding MgtC/SapB family protein, with the protein MDVTTLSFWEMIGVAVLCGGAIGLERQIRGKPAGIRTSILICLGTSLFISLGIDAVGENTDTTRVLGQVITGIGFLGGGVIIAREGRIEGATSAAVIWVLAAIGAVIGFEKYAEAMVLAFLTVSVLVGLGILEGKYRILRKGVHARRKDQQDLDRPC; encoded by the coding sequence ATGGATGTTACCACACTCAGCTTCTGGGAGATGATCGGCGTAGCCGTGCTGTGCGGAGGGGCCATCGGTCTGGAGCGGCAGATACGGGGCAAGCCTGCCGGCATCCGGACCAGTATTCTCATCTGCCTGGGGACGAGTTTGTTTATTTCCCTTGGCATCGATGCGGTGGGAGAGAATACGGATACCACCCGAGTGCTGGGCCAGGTCATCACCGGCATCGGATTTCTGGGAGGCGGTGTCATCATTGCCCGCGAAGGCAGGATCGAAGGAGCCACATCGGCAGCGGTGATATGGGTTTTGGCGGCCATCGGCGCGGTGATCGGATTCGAAAAATATGCCGAAGCAATGGTTCTGGCTTTTCTAACCGTGTCTGTTCTGGTTGGGCTGGGGATACTGGAAGGCAAATATCGCATTTTGCGCAAGGGAGTACACGCCCGACGCAAGGACCAGCAAGACCTGGATCGCCCCTGCTGA
- a CDS encoding DUF5343 domain-containing protein, whose amino-acid sequence MVRTARTGEQGPTLPYGPTRGMLQALQLMRRTTPSKIDGSFLRTNKIAPGNEYKVVGALRFLDIIDDDGRPTEKSRLLKTKGVAFTSALQDIVRGAYKNLFQHLNGNGHSQEDIYNYFVTKEGLGPEMATKTTRFFIQLCQMAEIDLGVYGKEQPSNGINGTKKITNGHRKTAGQYPQMAQMGAPGQMPFVLTITPELAAMDTNQLADFFKKLRVALAKASED is encoded by the coding sequence ATGGTTAGAACGGCAAGAACAGGCGAACAGGGTCCCACCCTGCCATATGGCCCCACCAGAGGCATGTTGCAAGCACTGCAACTTATGCGAAGAACTACGCCCTCAAAAATCGATGGCAGTTTCCTGAGAACCAACAAGATCGCTCCCGGAAATGAATATAAGGTAGTGGGAGCCCTCAGGTTTCTTGACATCATTGACGATGACGGACGGCCCACGGAGAAAAGTCGCCTCCTGAAAACCAAGGGCGTCGCTTTTACGTCCGCCCTCCAGGATATCGTCCGAGGCGCATACAAGAACTTGTTCCAGCACCTTAACGGCAATGGGCATTCCCAGGAAGACATCTACAATTACTTTGTCACCAAAGAAGGGCTAGGACCGGAGATGGCGACCAAGACAACCCGTTTCTTCATCCAACTGTGCCAGATGGCAGAAATCGATCTTGGAGTCTACGGCAAAGAGCAACCATCAAACGGGATAAACGGCACAAAGAAAATTACAAATGGCCATCGCAAGACTGCGGGACAATATCCGCAGATGGCTCAGATGGGAGCCCCGGGCCAGATGCCCTTTGTTTTGACCATCACTCCGGAGTTAGCAGCAATGGATACTAACCAACTGGCAGATTTCTTCAAGAAGTTAAGAGTCGCTCTGGCTAAGGCCAGTGAGGATTGA